A segment of the Sanyastnella coralliicola genome:
CAGCTGCTTTCTTTTGGTATTCCTGGAGGAAGTACTCTACTCCTGGGATATCGTAAACTACGAAGTCATACTTGTCTTCGATGTCACCTTCCGAGTTCAATACTTTCGTCTGGTAAACATTACCACGGAAAGGACGGAATTCACTCTTATCTTGAGGAGATAGAGGACGGTAAACATCCATTACCCACTCAGACACGTTGCCGGCCATGTTGTATAGGCCGTAATCGTTTGGAGCGTACTGGTAAACTGGAGCGGTGATTTCTGCGTTGTCATTCAAGGCACCAGCAACTCCCATGAAGTCACCTCGTCCACGAACGAAGTTCGCGTTCATCTGTCCGTAGAATTTACCACCGTTGTCGTCATTACGCACGTAGTGACCGTTCCAAGGGTAAGTGCGGCGATCAGAGATCAACTCCTGGTAAGAGTTTCCAATCAGACCAAGGGCAGCGTATTCCCACTCAGCTTCAGTTGGTAGTCGGTAACGCGGTAGAAGGATACCATCCTCCATGCGCACGTTACGGTAACCGCTTGAGTTTGGACGAAGATCTTCGATTCCGTCAGCTGCTTTTTCTCCTTCGTATTGGCCAGCGTAGTACGCGTCAGTTGTGAAGTGATCTTCATCAACCTGCGCTTCTGGATTGTGTACCAAAAGACCTTCACGAATGAGGATAACCTCATTTACACGATCCGATCTCCAAGCACAGTAATCATTCGCTTGCAACCAGTTTACACCAACTACAGGGTAGTCACGGTACGCAGGGTGACGAAGGTAGTACTCAACGAAAGGCTCGTTGTACTCCATTTTCTCACGCCATACGAGGGTGTCTGGAAGGGCTTTGTTTACGATTTCAGGGTAAGAATCACCGTAGATGCGTTCTAGCCAGAACAGGTATTCCAACCACATAAAGTTGGTTACCTCTGTTTCATCCATGTAGAATGAAGATACAGTTACACGGCGTGGGATGTTATCCCAGTTGTACCCGAGGTCGTCTTCGACACGTCCCATAGTGAAGGTTCCCCCTTCAACTAGGACGAGACCTGGTCCTGTTTCTTGCTCTACGAACGGTGGACGTTCAAATCCTCCATTACTTGGGTCGTTGTAGCTCCAGCCTGTAGCGCCTGAGCGCTCTTTAGCACATGAAGCTAGCAACAACACTCCCATAAGAGCAGCAAAAACAGAAAGTGAATTGCTCAATTTCATCATGATTTCCTGGTTCAATACGTTTTCCTTGCGAATTGAATTCCTAAACTAAACTAGAAAGAAGGGCAGGATATTGTTCTGAACTTCCTTCTCTTCGGACGACAGTCAAACTGGATAGTCATACTGATCTCATGTGAACCGCCAGTAGCAGGCGTAAGTTCAGACACAGTTACGTCGTAGCTGTATCCGAAGCGGATCACATCAGTCTGGATACCTACCAGCACGATGAATGCGTCACGATAATCGCTGAAGAAAAGCGCGCGATACCACACACCCCCAACGATTGGTCCTTTGTTTACGTACAATCCGAGATTTAGTTGCTGAAATTCTCCTTGTCTTCTGTAAAGAATGTTTGGAGAGATGTTCGACTCGCTGTATCTGCTACGGCGATCGATCGGAATAACCGCACCGGCATGACCGGTCCATTTCATTGGAAGACGGCTAGTTCCAACCACCAGGGATTCGTTAGGTTCATTAAGGTGGTGAACTGCGACCCCTGCGTAGAAACGCTCGCTGAAACCGAGAAGTCCCGCAGAGAAATCGACGTTATTGATTGATCCTCCACGTGGAATATCCTGAGTTTCGTAGATGAAACCTTTACGTGGGTCAATCTGATCCCCAAACTGGAGTTGGCTCCAATCAACAGACTTCTGGAAGTATGTCGCCTGGAATCCAGCCTTCAGGGAAAATGTTCTTGAAATAGGTTGTTGGTACGAGTAAATACCACTTACAGTAGTTGTATTCAACGTACGTCCTGCACGGTCGTTTGTAACCAACAGCCCGAGTCCACCAGAAATGGTCTCTACGTGTTGATCATAACTTGCACTTGTAGTCACGAACGTACCACTAAGTGCAGGCCACTGGTTACGGTAATTCATAACCAATCGTGGACAACGTGCTGTACCAGCAAAGGCAGGGTTGAGGTACAATGGGTTGGCATAAAACTGTGTGAACTCAGGATCCTGGGCTTTCGCCTCTGGAATCATGGTTACAATCATGCCGAGCAGCACTCCGATAACTAATATCTGTCGCTTCATCTCCTTCAATTTGAGTCAGCTTCTCCGCTAAATGAGCAATAATACGAAAAAAATTCACAGAGGAATTCGCAGT
Coding sequences within it:
- a CDS encoding SUMF1/EgtB/PvdO family nonheme iron enzyme; translation: MMKLSNSLSVFAALMGVLLLASCAKERSGATGWSYNDPSNGGFERPPFVEQETGPGLVLVEGGTFTMGRVEDDLGYNWDNIPRRVTVSSFYMDETEVTNFMWLEYLFWLERIYGDSYPEIVNKALPDTLVWREKMEYNEPFVEYYLRHPAYRDYPVVGVNWLQANDYCAWRSDRVNEVILIREGLLVHNPEAQVDEDHFTTDAYYAGQYEGEKAADGIEDLRPNSSGYRNVRMEDGILLPRYRLPTEAEWEYAALGLIGNSYQELISDRRTYPWNGHYVRNDDNGGKFYGQMNANFVRGRGDFMGVAGALNDNAEITAPVYQYAPNDYGLYNMAGNVSEWVMDVYRPLSPQDKSEFRPFRGNVYQTKVLNSEGDIEDKYDFVVYDIPGVEYFLQEYQKKAAGRLTDEDQNLIDNLVTYVEQAKQDIKDRKTDEANQRIQDGMDLISSSDAKSAPDLRDGISQYIEHTPGDIRTRDVTVAENIDRRNYRKADNIDYRDGDFESSIYYGNEDALNNDFRMYDAQNGTPWGPSSLITNRTRVYKGGSWRDRAYYTIPGTRRFLDERQASSTIGFRCAMTRVGSPVGFSQE
- a CDS encoding PorP/SprF family type IX secretion system membrane protein; the protein is MKRQILVIGVLLGMIVTMIPEAKAQDPEFTQFYANPLYLNPAFAGTARCPRLVMNYRNQWPALSGTFVTTSASYDQHVETISGGLGLLVTNDRAGRTLNTTTVSGIYSYQQPISRTFSLKAGFQATYFQKSVDWSQLQFGDQIDPRKGFIYETQDIPRGGSINNVDFSAGLLGFSERFYAGVAVHHLNEPNESLVVGTSRLPMKWTGHAGAVIPIDRRSRYSESNISPNILYRRQGEFQQLNLGLYVNKGPIVGGVWYRALFFSDYRDAFIVLVGIQTDVIRFGYSYDVTVSELTPATGGSHEISMTIQFDCRPKRRKFRTISCPSF